CATATATTTCCTGATTGATACTGAACTGAAGAAGAAAAAGCAAAATCAGACAGTTTCTAAAAATTATTTTACTGTTATTCATACTCTTAAGTATTAGATCTAAAGTTACCAAAAAACCGTGTATAAGGCCACTAATATGCCGCAGATGATGAAAGATCCGATAATAAATTCTGATGATACTTTAAACATAGAATTATCAACTTCGATACGGTGTGTTTCAGACTGCTGTTCCGGTTCCGGTTTAACAAGGCTGATGACAACCATAATTAATACGATAATGAAAAAAACAATCGTCATTCTGTCTAAGAAAGGATAATCAGGAAATGCACCGTTTGTCCACATAGGCAGAAATTTTAAAACTGCTGCAATTGGTACTGTCAGTAATGCCCCAATAAGTCCGGCTGAAGGCGTTGTTTTTTTCCAGAACATTCCCAGCAGGAAAACAGCTAAAACTCCAGGTGAAAAGAACCCTACATATTCCTGAATAAACTGGTATGCCTGATCTAATGATTTTAATGCCGGAGCTACAAATGCCGCGATAATCATGCAGACTACAACGCACCATCTTCCGGTACGAACAAGTTTTTTTTCTGATGCTCCGGAATTGAAGTATTTTTTATAAATATCTAAAGAAAATATGGTCGAAATACTATTGGCTTTTCCGGCCAGCGAAGCTACAATTGCCGCTGTTAAGGCCGCCAGAGCCACGCCTTTTAATCCGGCAGGAAGTAAATTCATCAACGTTGGGTAGGCATGATCCGGTTTTAAAACTCCCGAAGCATCTACCATTTCGTGCTGAAACATGCCGTTTTGATGCATTACAAACATGGCGATTCCGGGTAAAACGGCAATAATGGGCACTAATAATTTCAGGAAAGCAGCAAACAAAATTCCTTTACGGGCCGTTTTTAAATCGGCACCAAGGGCTCTCTGAACGATGTACTGGTTACAGCCCCAATAAGCCAGATTATTAATGAGCATACCGCCAACCAAAACCGACATTCCCGGAAGTTCATTGTAATGAGGATCTGATTTATCGAGAATCATATGCAGATGTCCCGGAGCTTCGTCTGCAATTACAGCAAGTCCTTTTAGAATATCTTTTCCAAAACCAAATTGTTCCGAGAGTAAAGTTAAGGCCAGATATGTCGTTACCAATCCGCCAAGAATTAATACAATTACCTGAAACATATCAGTATAACCTATTACTTTCATACCGCCTAAAGTAACGATAACAGAAAATAAACTAAGTCCTATGACACAAAACTGAAAGCTTACGGGTGCAATTGACGAGATTGCCAAAGCACCTAAATAAATAATCGAAGTCAGGTTAACAAATACATAAATCAAAAGCCAGATTACGGCCATAATCGTACTTACAGTCCCGCTGTATCTTTTGGCTAAAAACTGCGGCATGGTAAATATCTTATTTTTAAGATAAATAGGCAGAATAAACATGGCTACGATAATTAAGGTGGCAGCCGACATCCATTCGTAAGAAGCAATAGCCAGTCCAATAGCAAATCCCGAACCACTCATGCCGATAAAATGTTCTGCCGAAATATTAGACGCTATCAGCGAAGCTCCAATGGCCCACCAGGTTAAGGAACCTTCTGCCAGAAAATATTCGTTGGAGCTGGTCTGGGCATTTTTTCTGCTTCTGTAAATATACATTCCGTACGAGGTAACAATGACGAAATAAATAAAGAAGACAATGTAGTCTGCGGTTTGTAATACATTCATAAAGTGTGGTTATTTTGTGGTTAGTCAGTAAAATGTATTTTTATTTAACACATAGGAACATAGTTTTAATGTTTAATAAAAAGGTATTTCATTTGTTTAAATGCACATAGCTATGTGTAAAAAATTAGTTTTTTATTCAATCCTGTTTTTATTCTTTCACATAAAAAAAACTATGTTTCTATGTGTTTAAAATCTACAAGCAAAAGTTAAACACACAGCTATGTGTAAAAAAACTAATTTTCTATTTTCTCCTTCATTAACTCTCTGCATTGAAAAAAAACCTATGTTTCTATGTGTTTAAAATTATCCTTAACAGCTTTCTATATCTTTAAAAACCATTTTTTCTTATATAAAAAGTACAGTAAAATAAGCTGTACCATCGTAACAGATAATGCTGCAAAAACCGGCTGCCATATAAGAGGCAGAAACTCAATAAGACCGCCAAAAACATAATCTGCAGTATGTTTGAAATCAACAAGACCTTCGGCTGCGATGTAAATCAGAATCGAATTTGAACCAATTAAAATAAGTGGAAATGCCCATTTATGGAGACCCAAAAGGTCAATTATCACATAGAAAAAGATAAAGAACAAAATACTAAAGCCGCCTACAAAACAAACAAAAGAACTCGTCCATAAGTGTTTGTTGATTGGAAAATCAAAATCCCAAAGAATTCCAATGAGAATTAAAAGAATTGCAGACAGCGTCATCGTCAGCAGTTTTACATTTATCGAATAATAAATTCTGGCTCTCAAAAACGTTCCCGAAAAAACACCCAGCAACGCCGTAGAAACTGCCGGAATAGTCGACAAAATACCTTCCGGGTCATAAACCGTGCTGTGAAGCCTGCCGGGTAAAAGCAATCGGTCGATGTAAGCTTCCAGCGAACCTTCTTTGGTTAAAACACCGGCTCCAAAATCAGGAACCGGAACCCATTTCATCGCTGCATAATAACCTAATAAAATGCCAATACACCAGATTACCTGCTTTTTTAAATCAAAATTGAGATAAATAATTCCCGCCAGAAACCAGGCAATACCTATTCGGCCCAAAACACTGGCAAAACGGGTCTGATCGAAACCATCAAACTTTAGCAATCCGTTTACTACAAAGCCTAATACAATAAGTATACAGGTTCTCCTGAGCATGGAGAGGTATATTTTTTGTTTTTCTTCTGATGGCAGATCATTTGCCGTTTTTACTCCTGCTGACTGTATTTTTTTATCAAAAGAATATGGCATTGAAAATCCGGCTACAAATAAAAATACCGGAAATATCATGTCGTAAAAGGTTATTCCGTTCCATTCTGCGTGATGTAATTGCGACGACATCCAGACAAAAACCGGAATCGGTGCAGCTTTCGCCAAGGCATGTATGATATGTTCCCCGCTCATGATCCAGAACATAACGAAGCCTCTCAGGGCATCCAGGGAAAGTAATCTGTTGTTTGTCATTTTTTTGTGGTCGTTATTAGTAGTGGTCAGTTTTCAGTCGCAGTTTTCGGTTTTTTAATAATCAGTGTCAGTCGCAGTTTTTTGCCGCAGTGCTCACTGTAAACTGTAACTGCGACTGTAAACTAAGACTGAACACTAAAAAACAGGTTTTATAATAAATCCGTAGCTGTACTCGCTTTGTGTTAATGTATATTGTTCGTGCGGCGGAAGTCCCCAGCTGTTGTCACCTCCCAGTCCGCGCTGTGTCAGGTCTACACATACTACTACTTCGTCTCTTGGTGTGATGTCGCTGGAATGAATGTTCTTTTTAGAGATCCCTCCGTCGAAATCACTTGGATAATTGTTCAAAGTACTCATACCTAAAGGCTGCAGACCTTTTATTTCGATGCCGTTTCCTTTATTCGCTGCTAATTTAAACCAGCGAACATCTGTCTTATATCCATTTTCCTGCGGGCGTGTATAAGGCACGTATTGGTCTGCAACTTTACTGGTATAAATTCCTTTAAAAGATGATGTTTTTCTGTCCGGATAATTTTCCAAAGGTCCTCTTCCATAATAATCCAGATTTTCCAGTTTATTTTTTAAGGTGAAAATCATTCCGAAACGCGGTAATTCCGGTACCGGATTATTTCCTTTTTTATAAGAAGCCTGAATTTCCAGAGCACCATCATCTGCAAGAGAATATTTGATTGTGTAATCTGAAAAAACATCATTTAATTTTAGTTTTGCAATCACGTATTTCTTACCGTTTTCCTCTGTCTGCTGAATATTTTCGAGCGTGGTATTTTTGCCTGCTGTACGCCATACATTAGTTCTAATCTGCATTTTATTTCCTATATCATTATCCGTTGGCGCACGCCAGAAATTTGGTTCAGGATATTGTTTAAAATACTCCTCGCCTTTTAAATTGTAATACGAAATCAGCCCCGTTGTTTTGCTGATCTTCACTGTTACATTTTCGGTACTTAAAACAAACTGGTCTTTTTCATCCTGAATTTTAGAAGAAACAGATTGCTCTGTTTTTTCAAAATAT
This portion of the Flavobacterium gelatinilyticum genome encodes:
- a CDS encoding sodium/sugar symporter; its protein translation is MNVLQTADYIVFFIYFVIVTSYGMYIYRSRKNAQTSSNEYFLAEGSLTWWAIGASLIASNISAEHFIGMSGSGFAIGLAIASYEWMSAATLIIVAMFILPIYLKNKIFTMPQFLAKRYSGTVSTIMAVIWLLIYVFVNLTSIIYLGALAISSIAPVSFQFCVIGLSLFSVIVTLGGMKVIGYTDMFQVIVLILGGLVTTYLALTLLSEQFGFGKDILKGLAVIADEAPGHLHMILDKSDPHYNELPGMSVLVGGMLINNLAYWGCNQYIVQRALGADLKTARKGILFAAFLKLLVPIIAVLPGIAMFVMHQNGMFQHEMVDASGVLKPDHAYPTLMNLLPAGLKGVALAALTAAIVASLAGKANSISTIFSLDIYKKYFNSGASEKKLVRTGRWCVVVCMIIAAFVAPALKSLDQAYQFIQEYVGFFSPGVLAVFLLGMFWKKTTPSAGLIGALLTVPIAAVLKFLPMWTNGAFPDYPFLDRMTIVFFIIVLIMVVISLVKPEPEQQSETHRIEVDNSMFKVSSEFIIGSFIICGILVALYTVFW
- a CDS encoding acyltransferase family protein — translated: MTNNRLLSLDALRGFVMFWIMSGEHIIHALAKAAPIPVFVWMSSQLHHAEWNGITFYDMIFPVFLFVAGFSMPYSFDKKIQSAGVKTANDLPSEEKQKIYLSMLRRTCILIVLGFVVNGLLKFDGFDQTRFASVLGRIGIAWFLAGIIYLNFDLKKQVIWCIGILLGYYAAMKWVPVPDFGAGVLTKEGSLEAYIDRLLLPGRLHSTVYDPEGILSTIPAVSTALLGVFSGTFLRARIYYSINVKLLTMTLSAILLILIGILWDFDFPINKHLWTSSFVCFVGGFSILFFIFFYVIIDLLGLHKWAFPLILIGSNSILIYIAAEGLVDFKHTADYVFGGLIEFLPLIWQPVFAALSVTMVQLILLYFLYKKKWFLKI